One segment of Rosa chinensis cultivar Old Blush chromosome 6, RchiOBHm-V2, whole genome shotgun sequence DNA contains the following:
- the LOC112172990 gene encoding BTB/POZ domain-containing protein At3g05675, translated as MKNPESLSQSSNHPNPNSLPTDKMVTGAGAATSKKRQRAVHAANLTASSSTRSSSSIVLDKPGPNPIHKPHDPSLPLFNDVASADVILRLTVDPTLSDLTSDHSPDDVVLYLHAACLRRCKYFAALLSDRWQPRNQDGRDDVVLAAPYRISLEVPPAPGAIEARISLLRLLYSDDDDFASTINTAAAAIELLPVALELLFEDCVRRCVQFLEAVPWTEEEESRILALVPLLSEDESKDLLARVSGTNNSSEEMLYGLITSVIHNPNMAYVKAFVAKLLREFSARDSAERVLERAFQSTFKVVKESMEDYTRPGVRGDHNETEAIQRLNLHTAMTNGRHLLWLVERMVELRVADAAVKAWSEQPSFTADLQRAFRDDAWRNIVPGLPGVLLRCTAKLSSAIASGTILVAAQVRKKLVNDWLPVLIVCKDNTSPLTPNNRPLYLDLEDTFLKIISTLPMLDAKELLQQCLIFSTRNFDDCPHLVMAFNTWFRRAARPPQGI; from the exons ATGAAAAACCCCGAGTCCCTTTCCCAATCCTCGAATCACCCAAATCCCAATTCACTCCCAACCGATAAAATGGTCACCGGCGCCGGAGCAGCCACCTCCAAGAAGCGCCAACGCGCCGTACACGCCGCCAACTTAaccgcctcctcctccaccCGCTCCTCCTCTTCCATCGTCCTCGACAAGCCCGGCCCCAACCCGATCCACAAACCCCACGAcccttctctccctctcttcaaCGACGTCGCTTCCGCTGACGTCATCCTCCGCCTCACCGTCGACCCTACCCTCTCAGACCTAACCTCAGATCACTCCCCCGACGACGTCGTTCTGTACCTCCACGCCGCCTGCCTCCGCCGCTGCAAATACTTCGCCGCGCTCTTGTCCGACCGATGGCAGCCGCGGAACCAAGACGGCCGGGACGACGTCGTCTTGGCCGCGCCGTATCGGATCAGCCTGGAAGTCCCGCCGGCCCCCGGAGCCATCGAGGCCCGCATTTCCTTGCTGCGGCTTCTCTACAGCGACGACGACGATTTCGCCTCCACTATAAACACCGCGGCGGCGGCGATCGAGCTCCTCCCGGTGGCCTTGGAGCTTCTCTTCGAGGACTGCGTCCGGCGCTGCGTTCAGTTCCTCGAGGCCGTGCCGTggacggaggaggaggagagtcgCATCCTCGCCCTGGTCCCTCTTCTGAGCGAAGACGAATCCAAGGACCTCCTGGCTAGGGTTTCGGGGACGAACAATTCCAGCGAGGAAATGCTGTATGGATTGATCACCTCCGTGATTCACAATCCGAACATGGCGTACGTCAAGGCGTTTGTGGCCAAGCTGCTGAGGGAGTTCTCCGCCAGGGACTCGGCGGAGCGAGTTCTGGAGAGGGCGTTTCAGAGCACCTTCAAGGTGGTCAAGGAGTCCATGGAGGACTACACCAGGCCCGGAGTGAGGGGAGACCACAATGAGACTGAGGCTATCCAGAGGCTGAATTTGCATACGGCTATGACCAATGGGAGGCACCTGCTGTGGCTGGTGGAGAGGATGGTTGAGCTCAGGGTGGCTGATGCCGCCGTCAAGGCTTGGAGCGAGCAGCCATCGTTTACTGCAGATTTGCAGAGGGCGTTTCGTGACGATGCTTGGAGGAATATAGTGCCTGGCCTGCCTGGTGTGTTGCTCCGCTGCACTGCCAAGCTTTCGAGTGCAATTGCTTCCGGTACTATTTTGGTTGCTGCTCAG gtTAGGAAGAAACTTGTAAATGATTGGCTTCCGGTTCTGATTGTATGCAAAGACAATACATCACCTCTGACGCCAAATAACAGACCCTTATACCTGGACCTGGAAGACACATTCCTCAAAATCATCTCTACACTCCCGATGTTAGATGCAAAAGAGTTGTTGCAGCAGTGCCTTATCTTCTCAACCCGAAATTTTGATGATTGCCCTCATTTGGTCATGGCTTTCAACACCTGGTTCCGCCGTGCTGCTCGACCCCCTCAAGGAATCTAG
- the LOC112172992 gene encoding uncharacterized protein At1g01500: MENSYETSNSHTPIFNGYAPTSNGHGPISNGRGSTGDGHMIGRQSTYQPKVSLPWLDVRVFYVRISKCEIDDSAPEFLTVNHIPLDADTLLEVNGVRTSMYSDGETTLLRRDRLDKKSEEATFVSTDSIRMTGSVKFEVFDKDVIVLSGVLELCNNIGFIAETDHHGPRWSMNCETNIIASTGFFKPKQFTGSESATPSIEVYIAGSFLGTPIILTKTLQLSPWKKHTRKGLLDSIPEYDATEDENNNPSRFMFQGPEYLDLKPEYGENNLYYSGTYLEGEDGELSWFNAGVRVGVGIGLSICVGVGIGVGLLVRTYQGTTQSFRRRLL; encoded by the exons ATGGAAAATTCTTATGAGACCTCAAACAGCCACACACCTATTTTCAATGGCTATGCACCTACTTCAAATGGCCATGGACCTATTTCAAATGGTCGTGGGTCAACTGGTGATGGCCACATGATTGGGAGACAATCCACCTACCAACCCAAGGTGTCACTACCTTGGCTTGATGTAAGAGTTTTCTATGTTAGGATTAGTAAATGTGAGATTGATGATTCGGCTCCAGAATTCCTCACGGTAAATCACATTCCATTGGATGCTGATACTCTTCTTGAAGTCAATGGTGTTAGAACTAGCATGTATTCAGATGGGGAAACAACTCTTCTTCGAAGAGACCGGTTAGATAAGAAGTCAGAAGAAGCTACGTTTGTCAGCACTGATAGTATAAGGATGACCGGAAGTGTGAAGTTTGAGGTTTTTGACAAGGATGTTATCGTGCTATCTGGGGTTTTAGAGTTGTGTAATAATATTGGTTTCATTGCAGAAACAGATCATCATGGCCCGAGATGGAGCAtgaattgtgaaacaaatataATTGCAAGCACTGGCTTCTTTAAACCAAAGCAGTTTACGGGTTCAGAGTCTGCAACACCCTCAATTGAAGTATACATTGCAGGGTCCTTCTTGGGAACTCCAATAATTCTAACAAAGACTTTACAGCTGAGTCCTTGGAAGAAGCATACGAGGAAAGGGTTATTGGATTCAATACCAGAGTATGATGCAACTGAAGACGAGAACAATAATCCTTCTAGGTTCATGTTTCAG GGACCAGAATACTTGGACCTGAAACCAGAATATGGAGAAAATAACTTGTACTACTCTGGGACATATTTAGAAGGTGAAGATGGAGAGCTTTCATGGTTTAATGCTGGTGTGAGAGTTGGTGTTGGGATTGGCTTGAGCATATGCGTTGGGGTTGGCATCGGAGTAGGTTTGCTTGTTCGAACTTACCAAGGCACCACTCAGAGCTTTAGACGGCGGCTACTGTAA